Proteins encoded within one genomic window of Triticum aestivum cultivar Chinese Spring chromosome 2D, IWGSC CS RefSeq v2.1, whole genome shotgun sequence:
- the LOC123052896 gene encoding amino acid permease 6, with translation MGMEKGKADPAAFSIAEAGFGDRTDIDDDGRERRTGTLVTASAHIITAVIGSGVLSLAWAIAQLGWVIGPAVLVAFSVITWFCSSLLADCYRSPDPVHGKRNYTYGQAVRANLGVSKYRLCSLAQYVNLVGVTIGYTITTAISMGAIGRSNCFHRNGHNAACEASNTTDMIIFAAIQILLSQLPNFHKIWWLSIVAAVMSLAYSSIGLGLSIAKIAGGVHSKTTLTGVTVGVDVSASEKIWRTFQSLGDIAFAYSYSNVLIEIQDTLRSSPAENTVMKKASLIGVSTTTTFYMLCGVLGYAAFGSSAPGNFLTGFGFYEPFWLVDIGNVCIVVHLVGAYQVFCQPIYQFVEGCARSRWPDSAFLHAERVLRLPAVLGGGEFPVSPFRLVWRTAYVVLTAVVAMLFPFFNDFLGLIGAVSFWPLTVYFPVEMYMAQAKVRRFSPTWTWMNVLSVACLVVSVLAAAGSVQGLIKDVAGYKPFKVS, from the exons ATGGGGATGGAGAAGGGCAAGGCTGACCCTGCCGCCTTCAGCATCGCTGAGGCCGGCTTTGGAGACCGGACGGACATCGACGACGACGGACGCGAGAGGCGTACCG GTACGCTGGTCACGGCGAGCGCCCACATCATCACGGCGGTCATCGGGTCCGGGGTGCTGTCGCTGGCGTGGGCCATCGCGCAGCTCGGGTGGGTCATCGGCCCGGCCGTGCTCGTCGCCTTCTCCGTCATCACCTGGTTCTGCTCCAGCCTACTGGCCGACTGCTACCGCTCGCCGGACCCCGTCCACGGCAAGCGCAACTACACCTACGGCCAAGCCGTCAGGGCCAACCTAG GAGTTAGCAAATACAGGCTCTGCTCTCTGGCCCAATACGTCAACTTGGTTGGCGTGACCATTGGCTACACCATCACCACGGCCATCAGCATGGG GGCGATCGGACGGTCGAATTGCTTCCACCGCAATGGCCACAATGCGGCCTGCGAAGCATCCAACACCACCGACATGATTATATTTGCTGCCATCCAAATCTTGCTCTCGCAGCTCCCCAACTTCCACAAGATCTGGTGGCTCTCCATTGTTGCCGCCGTCATGTCCCTCGCCTACTCGTCCATTGGTCTCGGCCTCTCCATAGCAAAAATCGCAG GTGGGGTGCATTCCAAGACAACGCTAACAGGGGTGACCGTTGGGGTGGATGTATCCGCGAGTGAGAAAATTTGGAGGACGTTCCAGTCTCTTGGGGACATCGCCTTTGCATACTCCTACTCCAATGTGCTCATCGAAATCCAG GACACGCTGCGGTCGAGCCCGGCGGAGAACACGGTGATGAAGAAGGCGTCCTTGATCGGCGTTTCCACGACCACCACGTTCTACATGCTGTGCGGGGTGCTGGGCTACGCGGCGTTCGGCAGCAGCGCCCCGGGTAACTTCCTCACGGGCTTCGGCTTCTACGAGCCCTTCTGGCTCGTCGATATCGGCAACGTTTGCATCGTCGTGCACCTCGTTGGCGCCTATCAGGTCTTCTGCCAGCCCATCTACCAGTTCGTCGAGGGCTGCGCGCGCTCCCGGTGGCCCGACAGCGCCTTCCTCCATGCCGAGCGCGTGCTGCGCCTTCCGGCCGTTCTCGGGGGCGGAGAGTTCCCGGTTAGCCCGTTTCGCCTGGTCTGGAGAACGGCGTACGTGGTTctcacggcggtggtggccatgctgTTCCCTTTCTTCAACGACTTCCTTGGCCTCATTGGCGCCGTCTCGTTTTGGCCGCTCACTGTCTACTTCCCCGTTGAGATGTACATGGCACAGGCCAAGGTGCGCCGGTTCTCGCCGACGTGGACGTGGATGAACGTGCTTAGCGTCGCGTGCCTTGTCGTCTCTGTCCTCGCCGCAGCTGGTTCTGTGCAGGGGCTCATCAAGGACGTCGCAGGGTACAAGCCGTTCAAGGTCTCCTAA